A single window of Halodesulfovibrio sp. DNA harbors:
- a CDS encoding transporter substrate-binding domain-containing protein, giving the protein MTDPLSDTERAWLADLKHPIVLAVTPDTRPLEYVDAQGEYHGMVADYMHRVAADLDIEFTVVEPANMQELMRLVEERKVDVIAAFAGNPANTDYMLFTNPYLELSTAILANRSEKDPLTLSVMAEKKMELALPKSYDVLSYVAKFYPSVHVQTTYNYLAALLHVSFNEIDATIISLPQASYFIEEKGITNLRVAGYTDYRLYYRMGVRSDMPILADILQKALDSITPVERERILKRWVHLQQDYLSAFFSNRFIWYILVSIASFTLLAFSGIIFWNRTLQLRVNERTKELKRELKDRTRFLAALDQAEDGIFILDTDGFLEYVNASLLNLTLYSEEEMLGQHISMLRAAKHPQEFFENLWGVLRSGGVWRGETIYVKKNGEHIAAEVTATPVFDDNGSLINVIELIRDVTEKRKMEEHLKQSQKLEELGTLAGGIAHDFNNIIAAISGYAELALPAAEQGSRVRTNLERIQKVAERARAMVHQILVFSRRRKPERVLVNVSLMVEEVLQLLRSSLPSTIEITSVLADDCTVMADASQLHQVVMNLGTNAGYAMRTEGGTLHLSTSKVMLNAEDARLSGLSAGWYVSLIVEDTGEGISEQNVRRIFDPFFTTKPKGEGTGMGLSMVHGIITSMRGHIAVESTEGDGTRFIILLPYSKGEQADKAGNGGSLMDGRGRVMLVDDEHDLVHVYTAALEDLGYDVEAFNDPSEALKAFRAAPDHFDIVITDQTMPKLTGDKLAAAIHAIRPEVPIVLCSGYSDAIDSITEGTSGIRKVLLKPFELRELARSVQLLVRR; this is encoded by the coding sequence TTGACAGATCCGCTGTCGGACACAGAGAGAGCTTGGCTTGCGGATTTAAAGCATCCCATCGTGCTGGCAGTGACACCGGACACGAGACCTTTGGAGTATGTCGACGCACAGGGTGAGTATCATGGCATGGTTGCCGATTATATGCACCGTGTTGCAGCTGACCTTGATATAGAATTTACAGTGGTTGAGCCTGCAAATATGCAGGAATTGATGCGACTTGTTGAAGAGCGAAAAGTAGATGTGATTGCTGCTTTTGCAGGTAATCCTGCGAATACGGACTATATGCTGTTTACGAATCCGTACTTGGAGTTATCCACTGCAATTCTGGCAAATAGAAGTGAAAAAGATCCGCTGACTCTTTCTGTCATGGCAGAGAAAAAAATGGAGCTTGCGCTGCCCAAAAGCTACGATGTCCTTTCATATGTAGCTAAGTTTTATCCAAGTGTTCATGTCCAGACCACCTATAATTACCTTGCTGCGTTACTGCACGTTTCGTTTAATGAAATTGATGCAACTATTATTTCACTTCCGCAGGCTAGCTATTTTATTGAAGAAAAAGGAATCACGAATTTACGTGTGGCAGGATATACTGATTATCGTCTGTATTACCGTATGGGAGTGCGATCAGATATGCCGATTCTGGCGGATATTCTGCAAAAAGCTTTGGACAGTATTACGCCTGTTGAGCGCGAACGTATTCTTAAACGTTGGGTTCATTTGCAACAAGACTACCTCTCTGCATTCTTTTCTAACCGCTTCATATGGTACATTCTTGTCAGTATAGCTTCTTTCACGTTGCTTGCGTTTTCTGGAATTATCTTCTGGAACAGGACACTGCAATTGCGGGTAAATGAGCGCACGAAAGAACTTAAGCGGGAACTCAAAGACAGGACGCGTTTTCTTGCGGCGCTGGATCAGGCGGAAGATGGCATATTTATTTTAGATACTGACGGTTTTCTTGAATACGTCAACGCGTCGTTACTGAACCTGACATTGTATTCTGAAGAAGAAATGCTTGGACAGCATATATCCATGCTTCGTGCTGCAAAGCACCCGCAAGAGTTTTTTGAAAACTTATGGGGTGTCTTGCGTAGCGGCGGGGTATGGCGCGGTGAGACAATCTACGTAAAGAAAAACGGTGAGCATATTGCTGCGGAAGTAACCGCAACCCCTGTATTTGATGATAACGGATCACTCATAAATGTTATTGAGCTAATTCGAGATGTTACGGAAAAGCGTAAGATGGAAGAGCACCTGAAGCAGAGCCAGAAGCTCGAAGAATTGGGTACGCTTGCTGGTGGCATTGCACACGATTTTAATAATATTATTGCGGCAATATCCGGCTATGCAGAACTGGCGCTACCTGCGGCAGAACAAGGCAGTCGGGTTCGAACCAACTTGGAGCGTATCCAGAAAGTGGCAGAACGCGCGCGTGCAATGGTTCATCAAATATTGGTATTTTCACGCCGTAGAAAGCCTGAGCGAGTACTCGTAAACGTATCATTAATGGTGGAAGAAGTGTTGCAGCTGCTGCGGTCTTCTTTGCCTTCAACAATTGAAATAACAAGCGTGCTTGCTGATGACTGCACCGTTATGGCGGATGCGAGTCAGCTGCATCAGGTTGTGATGAATCTGGGAACAAATGCCGGATACGCAATGCGGACTGAAGGCGGCACGTTGCATCTTAGTACCTCAAAAGTCATGCTTAATGCAGAGGATGCACGTCTTAGCGGGTTATCTGCCGGATGGTATGTGTCACTGATTGTGGAGGATACCGGTGAAGGTATCTCCGAGCAGAATGTGCGTCGTATTTTTGATCCGTTTTTTACTACAAAGCCTAAAGGTGAAGGCACTGGCATGGGGCTTTCCATGGTGCATGGTATAATAACCAGTATGCGTGGACATATTGCAGTGGAAAGCACAGAGGGAGATGGAACCCGTTTTATTATTCTTTTACCGTACAGCAAGGGCGAACAGGCGGATAAAGCCGGTAATGGCGGGTCGTTAATGGATGGTCGCGGGCGTGTTATGCTGGTGGATGATGAGCACGATCTTGTGCACGTTTACACTGCTGCTTTGGAGGATTTGGGGTACGATGTTGAAGCGTTTAATGATCCTTCTGAAGCGTTGAAGGCATTTCGTGCTGCTCCTGACCATTTCGACATCGTGATTACAGACCAAACTATGCCGAAGTTAACTGGGGATAAGCTTGCCGCAGCTATTCATGCTATACGCCCTGAAGTTCCAATTGTGCTGTGCTCTGGATACTCAGATGCCATTGATTCCATCACAGAAGGAACAAGCGGAATTCGCAAAGTGTTGCTTAAGCCGTTTGAACTACGAGAACTTGCCAGAAGCGTACAGCTACTTGTTCGGCGGTAG
- a CDS encoding HAD-IA family hydrolase, whose translation MHTLVFDVYGTLVDPTDVTVLLESRLGENAVHFANQWRKKQLEYSYRMGLMRWYQPFSQCSKYAFEYTCEEFGVSFTDEEKKALFLRSLSLPAYDDAEEALKKFSQTDAGRFAFSNGVAEDVEAVLTYSNLRPYLQEVVSVDAIKIFKPSRIAYGYLLERIALYNNPNAEEPTHNIQKESTQLDMDFGTSRCLHYVESGLDEQEQEAVIKKPAYAMQDASCVWLISSNPFDVIGAKVAGLQAVWIKRSPTSVFDPWGVEPTLTVATLTELYDVLRYRNVLTLI comes from the coding sequence ATGCACACCCTTGTTTTTGATGTCTACGGAACACTGGTAGACCCTACAGACGTCACAGTCCTGCTGGAATCACGTCTTGGCGAAAATGCAGTCCATTTTGCAAATCAATGGCGTAAAAAGCAGCTTGAATATTCGTACAGAATGGGGCTTATGCGTTGGTATCAGCCGTTTTCTCAATGCTCAAAGTATGCCTTTGAATATACATGCGAAGAGTTCGGGGTATCATTTACTGATGAGGAAAAGAAGGCACTTTTTCTGCGCAGCCTGTCTCTTCCTGCGTATGATGATGCAGAAGAGGCTCTGAAAAAGTTTTCGCAGACAGATGCAGGGCGTTTTGCTTTTAGCAATGGTGTGGCTGAAGACGTTGAAGCTGTGCTGACTTATTCGAATCTCCGTCCATATTTACAAGAGGTCGTGAGTGTTGATGCCATTAAAATATTCAAACCGTCACGGATTGCATATGGGTACCTGCTCGAACGCATTGCTTTGTACAATAATCCCAATGCCGAGGAACCCACCCACAATATACAGAAAGAATCTACCCAGCTTGATATGGATTTTGGAACGTCTCGTTGTCTTCATTACGTCGAATCAGGACTGGATGAACAGGAGCAGGAGGCAGTTATTAAAAAGCCTGCTTATGCTATGCAAGATGCTTCGTGCGTCTGGCTCATTTCTTCAAATCCGTTTGATGTAATAGGCGCAAAGGTTGCCGGATTGCAGGCAGTATGGATTAAACGTTCTCCAACCTCGGTATTTGATCCGTGGGGAGTGGAACCTACGCTGACTGTCGCAACGCTCACTGAATTGTATGATGTTTTACGATACCGAAATGTCCTTACCCTTATATAA
- a CDS encoding redoxin domain-containing protein: MAGTLAEQLTAQREEFKRVAPQSTQEVMQDSANRLKESGIMDTARHAGDHAPDFVLKNVHGHDVNFASLRKNKRVVICFYRGGW; encoded by the coding sequence ATGGCTGGAACATTAGCAGAACAACTGACCGCACAGCGTGAAGAGTTTAAACGAGTAGCTCCACAGTCTACGCAGGAAGTCATGCAGGACTCCGCGAACAGGCTAAAAGAATCTGGAATAATGGATACTGCCAGACATGCCGGTGACCATGCCCCTGATTTTGTGTTGAAAAATGTACATGGGCACGACGTAAATTTTGCCTCACTCCGGAAAAATAAACGAGTGGTTATTTGTTTTTATAGAGGCGGATGGTGA